A window from Streptomyces subrutilus encodes these proteins:
- the panD gene encoding aspartate 1-decarboxylase, with protein sequence MQRTMLHSKIHRATVTQAELHYVGSVTIDRTLMDAADLLPGEQVDIVDIDNGRRLTTYVIEGERDSGVIGINGAAARLISPGDLVIIIGYQVVADEEARTACQHVVFVDERNRPLSIGSDPAEVPDYAAAATLVRGDVVQGARR encoded by the coding sequence ATGCAACGCACCATGCTGCACAGCAAGATCCATCGAGCCACGGTCACGCAGGCGGAACTGCACTACGTCGGGTCGGTCACCATCGACCGCACCCTGATGGACGCCGCCGACCTCCTGCCCGGTGAGCAGGTCGACATCGTCGACATCGACAACGGCCGGCGCCTCACCACCTACGTCATCGAAGGCGAACGCGACAGCGGGGTGATCGGCATCAACGGGGCGGCCGCGCGGCTGATCTCCCCCGGGGACCTGGTCATCATCATCGGCTACCAGGTGGTGGCCGACGAGGAGGCCCGTACGGCCTGCCAGCACGTGGTGTTCGTCGACGAACGCAACCGCCCCCTCTCGATCGGGTCCGACCCGGCCGAGGTCCCCGACTACGCGGCCGCCGCCACGCTCGTGCGCGGGGACGTGGTGCAAGGAGCACGCCGATGA
- a CDS encoding GNAT family N-acetyltransferase has product MSTVPAPPPPPGAAALPLPPRGPGRAAAPAAGPAAVRARLAYAWNNSPGPGWRTLRRLHDEVPRGVPVTVSRAEPGPSIAYLGLPQGEANILQLLEHQRSRTGAGPAHRTRGRTSLRHLAAGRWPDADLVVVGAQSRQLERLPTAASLTAPFRVHLVVDVPSSAEALDRQISRRERWEFRRNQRAHHWALEEDASPEAFDFFYRTMHAPTMRRRHGDRSRTENRATARHAILRHGTLMFVTAAGVRVAGVLCHWSRDRRTLTTRLLGVRDGDQRHYDEGAFKAVYHLLLRWARENGVEHVDFFGTEAFLGKGIFQWKRKFGPRVVLPPNHFSDKRIRLYVRRDTPRTRDFLVANPLLGLDPGPHGPVLVPTYFTDPTRPPRSDISARCPGLPEPRLVDLDAFLAGAAPRTGSRT; this is encoded by the coding sequence GTGTCGACCGTCCCCGCCCCGCCCCCACCGCCCGGTGCCGCCGCCCTCCCGCTCCCGCCCCGCGGGCCCGGGAGGGCGGCGGCGCCCGCGGCCGGTCCCGCCGCCGTCCGCGCCCGCCTGGCCTACGCCTGGAACAACAGCCCCGGCCCGGGCTGGCGCACCCTGCGGCGCCTGCACGACGAGGTCCCGCGCGGGGTTCCCGTCACCGTGTCCCGGGCGGAGCCGGGCCCGAGCATCGCCTACCTGGGGCTGCCCCAGGGCGAGGCGAACATCCTGCAACTCCTGGAGCACCAGCGCTCCCGGACGGGCGCAGGACCGGCCCACCGCACCCGCGGCCGGACCAGCCTGCGGCACCTCGCCGCCGGCCGCTGGCCGGACGCGGACCTCGTGGTCGTCGGCGCCCAGAGCCGGCAACTGGAACGCCTGCCGACCGCGGCCTCGCTGACCGCGCCGTTCCGCGTCCACCTCGTGGTCGACGTCCCGTCCTCCGCGGAAGCCCTCGACCGGCAGATATCGCGCCGCGAGCGCTGGGAGTTCCGGCGCAACCAGCGCGCACACCACTGGGCGCTGGAGGAGGACGCCTCGCCGGAGGCCTTCGACTTCTTCTACCGGACCATGCACGCCCCCACGATGCGCCGCCGGCACGGCGACCGCAGCCGTACGGAGAACCGGGCCACGGCCCGGCACGCCATCCTGCGCCACGGAACGCTGATGTTCGTCACGGCCGCCGGCGTCCGCGTCGCCGGAGTCCTGTGCCACTGGTCCCGCGACCGGCGCACCCTGACCACCCGTCTGCTCGGCGTCCGCGACGGCGACCAGCGGCACTACGACGAGGGCGCGTTCAAGGCCGTCTACCACCTGCTGCTGCGATGGGCCCGCGAGAACGGCGTCGAGCACGTCGACTTCTTCGGCACCGAAGCCTTCCTCGGCAAGGGCATCTTCCAGTGGAAGCGGAAGTTCGGGCCGCGCGTGGTCCTTCCCCCCAACCACTTCTCCGACAAGCGCATCCGGCTCTACGTCCGCCGCGACACGCCGCGAACCCGCGACTTCCTCGTCGCCAACCCCCTCCTCGGTCTGGACCCCGGCCCCCACGGGCCGGTCCTGGTCCCCACCTACTTCACCGACCCCACGCGGCCGCCCCGATCGGACATCAGCGCCCGCTGCCCCGGCCTCCCCGAGCCCCGCCTCGTCGACCTCGACGCCTTCCTCGCCGGAGCCGCCCCCCGCACCGGGAGCCGGACGTGA
- a CDS encoding DUF6002 family protein — MTTTLPQPSSRPVSDLPCPQALSHYDTELRAVLAAAADTPAPADAAGFAPAWELPAPGADLERFFGPSGISAHTVDEHGGRSIGLLHLMHNPRTRTTKTFASLVIVARAVAHIRRTGEPVMIITPSSANKATALRDAVLRAHESGLATPEQLRIVCVVPSASTDKLWHCGLADDDASRTAHPLAVLRTDEPGEVKQLARAVVDQETGALFADTGFRLWHSLDLRNYQVADAVRALFERDFLPPGERTHAHSVSSAFGLLGHFHGQQWHTGKEWPELGGQYFLVQHLGTPDMVASLHHGRFDHRPAWESRDGLFHQDRDPHFPRIAHAPDEQLDSTFYTRSPVTSPRMNEIIDRQGGGGVVVSLAECLERYPRIRHVLAPHGVHLPADPRELREWSLVMALTGVLNGIDRGLIATREVLVHGSGSYGTGDFRTADARHLRHVSSLDDLRRVVRAAAA; from the coding sequence ATGACCACCACCCTGCCCCAGCCGTCCTCACGGCCGGTCTCCGACCTCCCGTGCCCGCAGGCGCTGAGCCACTACGACACGGAGTTGCGCGCCGTCCTCGCCGCCGCGGCGGACACGCCCGCACCCGCGGACGCGGCCGGCTTCGCCCCCGCCTGGGAGCTGCCCGCCCCCGGGGCCGATCTCGAACGGTTCTTCGGCCCCTCCGGCATCAGCGCCCACACGGTGGACGAGCACGGCGGCCGGAGCATCGGCCTCCTCCACCTGATGCACAACCCCCGCACCCGGACGACGAAGACCTTCGCCTCCCTGGTGATCGTGGCCCGCGCGGTGGCGCACATCAGGCGCACCGGCGAACCCGTCATGATCATCACCCCGTCCAGCGCCAACAAGGCCACCGCACTGCGCGACGCGGTGCTCCGCGCCCACGAATCCGGCCTCGCCACCCCCGAGCAGCTGCGCATCGTCTGCGTGGTCCCGTCGGCCTCCACCGACAAGCTCTGGCACTGCGGCCTGGCCGACGACGACGCGTCGCGGACGGCCCACCCGCTGGCCGTCCTGCGCACCGACGAGCCGGGCGAGGTCAAACAGCTCGCCCGGGCCGTGGTCGACCAGGAGACCGGCGCCCTGTTCGCGGACACCGGCTTCCGCCTGTGGCACTCCCTCGACCTGCGCAACTACCAGGTGGCCGATGCCGTGCGCGCCCTGTTCGAACGCGACTTCCTCCCGCCGGGAGAACGCACGCACGCGCACTCCGTCTCCAGCGCCTTCGGCCTCCTCGGCCACTTCCACGGCCAGCAGTGGCACACCGGAAAGGAGTGGCCCGAGCTGGGCGGCCAGTACTTCCTGGTGCAGCACCTGGGCACGCCGGACATGGTGGCCAGCCTCCACCACGGCCGTTTCGACCACCGCCCGGCATGGGAGTCGCGCGACGGCCTGTTCCACCAGGACCGGGACCCGCACTTCCCGCGGATCGCCCACGCCCCCGACGAGCAGCTCGACTCCACCTTCTACACGCGCTCACCGGTCACCTCGCCGCGGATGAACGAGATCATCGACCGGCAGGGCGGCGGGGGAGTGGTCGTCTCCCTCGCCGAGTGCCTTGAGCGCTATCCGCGCATCCGCCACGTACTGGCCCCGCACGGCGTACACCTGCCGGCCGACCCCCGCGAGCTGCGGGAATGGTCCCTGGTGATGGCCCTCACCGGCGTGCTCAACGGCATCGACCGCGGCCTGATCGCGACCCGGGAGGTCCTCGTCCACGGCTCCGGCTCCTACGGCACCGGAGACTTCCGCACCGCCGACGCGCGCCACCTGCGGCACGTCTCCTCCCTGGACGACCTGCGCCGGGTCGTCCGCGCGGCCGCGGCCTGA
- the pspAB gene encoding PspA-associated protein PspAB translates to MGLLDTILGRTKPVRPDLDQLFAVPSAALTLQAGAGFAPTGLGSVCFAGVEGGAFARIRQDVRELLDADTDRGGIPVEFSQDAYGYTWLLARRPTEDTATLVNDLHAVNTLLQEGGFGAQLLCSLIGFRDERDRPLALVYLYKRGTFYPFAPVPGSAEKRDNQLELQVRAVLGDDLRMEQDLARWFPVWGAPGL, encoded by the coding sequence ATGGGTCTTCTCGACACCATCCTGGGCCGCACCAAACCGGTCCGCCCCGACCTCGACCAGCTCTTCGCCGTGCCCTCCGCCGCCCTCACCCTCCAGGCCGGCGCGGGCTTCGCACCCACCGGGCTCGGCTCGGTCTGTTTCGCGGGCGTCGAGGGCGGCGCCTTCGCCCGCATCCGGCAGGACGTACGCGAACTGCTCGACGCCGACACCGACCGGGGCGGCATTCCGGTGGAGTTCAGCCAGGACGCGTACGGCTACACCTGGCTGCTCGCCCGCCGGCCGACCGAGGACACGGCCACCCTGGTCAACGACCTGCACGCGGTCAACACCCTGCTGCAGGAAGGGGGCTTCGGGGCGCAGCTGCTCTGCTCCCTGATCGGCTTCCGGGACGAACGGGACCGTCCGCTGGCCCTGGTCTACCTCTACAAGCGCGGAACGTTCTATCCCTTCGCGCCGGTGCCGGGCAGTGCCGAGAAGCGGGACAACCAGCTGGAGTTGCAGGTCCGGGCGGTGCTCGGCGACGACCTCCGGATGGAACAGGACCTGGCCCGGTGGTTCCCGGTGTGGGGGGCGCCGGGGCTGTAA
- a CDS encoding NAD(P)H-dependent oxidoreductase — MRAGVYLAHPRPGSFNHAVFEAVVDELRSRGAEVSAHDLYAEGFDPMLAAAETGTVESAAPAHDAQVELYRAELAALDVLVFVHPNWWGMPPAVLTGWVQRVLAPGVAYKLGSPEGEPAGLLTAGRALVLNTSDTPLDREENEFGDPLQRIWAACVLPYVGISDVRRTVFRTVTDSDTGQRAGWLARARAEAAALLA, encoded by the coding sequence ATGCGTGCAGGGGTGTACCTCGCCCATCCGCGGCCGGGCAGTTTCAACCACGCGGTGTTCGAGGCCGTCGTGGACGAACTGCGGTCGCGGGGGGCCGAGGTGTCGGCACACGACCTCTACGCCGAGGGGTTCGATCCGATGCTGGCGGCGGCGGAGACGGGAACGGTCGAGTCGGCTGCTCCGGCGCACGACGCGCAGGTGGAGCTGTACCGCGCGGAGCTGGCCGCACTCGACGTCCTGGTGTTCGTCCACCCGAACTGGTGGGGCATGCCGCCCGCCGTCCTGACGGGCTGGGTACAGCGCGTACTGGCGCCCGGTGTCGCCTACAAACTCGGGAGCCCGGAGGGCGAGCCGGCGGGGTTGCTCACGGCGGGCCGGGCCCTCGTCCTGAACACCTCCGACACGCCGCTCGACCGCGAGGAGAACGAGTTCGGGGACCCGCTGCAGCGCATCTGGGCGGCATGCGTGCTGCCGTACGTCGGCATATCGGACGTACGGCGGACCGTCTTCCGCACCGTCACCGACTCGGACACCGGGCAACGCGCCGGCTGGCTGGCGCGCGCCCGGGCGGAGGCCGCCGCCCTGCTGGCCTGA
- a CDS encoding MFS transporter yields the protein MDKRHIVRRLLTGQGVNGFGDGLWFSIWAIYLTQIRHIPAGNMGLAMGIGGLVGLLAAVPIGVMAERRGPREVLCTVIVLRGLAMVAYVFVGGFWSLLLVTTLFSAVQSSGVGVRVTLVYGLMPPDDRVKVLAQGRVVQHIAYAAGAGGAILVLASKDPAVFVAAVLVDALALLVTAALTLLVPSVPPVPRERQRSGTQALRDLPYVAIMGTTALLSLCWALLATGLPLWIAQDTRAPLWTAGLAVVVSSVAIAVFQVRVSQRSVGVRQAVRASRVSALALAVCCLVFASVAWAGSPLLATCVIMLGMGAHVVGELYYVSARWGLSLGLMAKHAEGQYQGVTASTEAAVVAMGPALVTALVTGLSQAGWAVLAGLFLLSAAPAGVLARRASRDGFRAGAADHPSALNVGT from the coding sequence ATGGACAAGCGACACATCGTGCGACGGCTCCTGACCGGCCAGGGGGTGAACGGCTTCGGAGACGGCCTGTGGTTCAGCATCTGGGCGATCTACCTCACCCAGATCCGGCACATCCCGGCCGGGAACATGGGGCTGGCCATGGGCATCGGCGGACTCGTCGGGCTGCTCGCCGCCGTCCCCATCGGAGTGATGGCCGAACGCCGCGGCCCGCGCGAAGTCCTGTGCACGGTCATCGTCCTGCGCGGCCTGGCGATGGTCGCCTACGTCTTCGTCGGCGGATTCTGGTCCCTGCTCCTGGTGACCACGTTGTTCTCCGCCGTGCAGAGCTCCGGCGTCGGCGTGCGCGTCACCCTGGTCTACGGGCTCATGCCACCGGACGACCGGGTCAAGGTGCTGGCGCAGGGCCGCGTCGTCCAGCACATCGCCTACGCCGCCGGCGCGGGCGGCGCCATCCTGGTCCTGGCCAGCAAGGACCCGGCGGTCTTCGTCGCCGCCGTCCTGGTCGACGCCCTCGCCCTCCTCGTGACCGCGGCCCTGACGCTGCTCGTCCCCTCCGTCCCGCCGGTACCGAGGGAACGGCAGCGCTCGGGCACCCAGGCACTGCGCGACCTGCCCTACGTGGCGATCATGGGCACCACCGCACTGCTCTCCCTGTGCTGGGCGCTGCTCGCCACCGGGCTCCCGTTGTGGATCGCGCAGGACACCCGCGCGCCGCTGTGGACGGCCGGGCTGGCGGTGGTGGTGAGCTCCGTGGCCATCGCCGTGTTCCAAGTACGCGTCAGTCAGCGGTCGGTGGGCGTCCGGCAGGCCGTCCGGGCGAGCAGGGTCTCGGCGCTGGCGCTGGCGGTCTGCTGCCTGGTCTTCGCCTCCGTCGCATGGGCCGGCTCCCCGCTCCTGGCGACCTGCGTGATCATGCTGGGCATGGGCGCGCACGTGGTGGGCGAGCTCTACTACGTGTCGGCCCGGTGGGGGCTGTCCCTCGGGCTCATGGCCAAGCACGCGGAGGGGCAGTACCAGGGCGTCACGGCCAGTACCGAGGCGGCCGTCGTCGCCATGGGCCCCGCCCTGGTCACCGCGTTGGTCACCGGCCTGAGCCAGGCCGGCTGGGCGGTCCTGGCGGGCCTGTTCCTCCTGTCCGCGGCCCCGGCGGGCGTCCTCGCCCGCCGGGCGTCCCGCGACGGCTTCCGCGCCGGAGCCGCCGACCACCCCTCCGCGCTGAACGTCGGGACGTGA
- a CDS encoding methyltransferase domain-containing protein → MTMAEQYLMGAATSELDRMLYQGEMFRPEAERLLDRCGPGPGARAADVGCGPLGILDLLSERVGPGGEVVGLDVQPEMLRLARSLVAERRLDNVRLVEGDAADTAEDKGGFDFVHTRLVLMNVPHSGAVLSAMVALARPGGTIAVQDVDWVTRVCDPPHPAWTALVDLVTELWRLNGMDVHLGRRLPGLLRAAGLVDIGVDAGIRVFQQGHPYHTLLADRAELCRAALVERGLTGHAELDRLTGELRAHLAQPDTVVVHPVLFQAWGRLPGDRGRAAHRPGH, encoded by the coding sequence ATGACCATGGCCGAGCAGTACCTCATGGGCGCCGCCACCAGCGAGCTGGACCGGATGCTCTACCAGGGCGAGATGTTCCGGCCGGAAGCCGAACGCCTCCTCGACCGCTGCGGACCCGGCCCCGGGGCGCGCGCCGCCGACGTCGGCTGCGGCCCGCTCGGCATTCTGGACCTGCTCTCGGAACGCGTGGGACCCGGTGGCGAGGTGGTCGGCCTGGACGTACAGCCCGAGATGCTCCGGCTCGCCCGCAGCCTCGTCGCCGAGCGCCGACTGGACAACGTCCGGCTGGTCGAGGGCGACGCCGCCGACACCGCGGAGGACAAGGGCGGCTTCGACTTCGTCCACACCCGGTTGGTCCTGATGAACGTGCCGCACTCCGGCGCCGTGCTGTCGGCCATGGTCGCCCTGGCCCGTCCCGGCGGCACGATCGCCGTCCAGGACGTCGACTGGGTCACCCGCGTGTGCGACCCCCCGCACCCCGCGTGGACGGCGCTCGTCGACCTCGTCACCGAGCTGTGGCGCCTCAACGGCATGGACGTCCACCTCGGCCGCCGCCTGCCGGGCCTGCTCCGCGCGGCCGGGCTCGTCGACATCGGCGTGGACGCCGGCATCCGCGTCTTCCAACAGGGCCACCCCTACCACACCCTCCTCGCGGACCGGGCCGAACTGTGCCGCGCGGCCCTCGTCGAACGCGGGCTGACCGGACACGCCGAACTGGACCGGCTGACCGGCGAGCTGCGCGCCCACCTCGCGCAGCCCGACACCGTCGTCGTCCACCCCGTCCTCTTCCAGGCGTGGGGCCGCCTGCCCGGCGACCGGGGACGGGCGGCCCACCGGCCGGGGCACTGA
- the htpX gene encoding zinc metalloprotease HtpX, with protein sequence MSRTRSRYAPDRGLTTRMVTTMFLIGLLYVVLVGVLLAVLRGAWPIVLIFTGGLFIAQFWFSDRIAAFSMGAREVTPEEAPELHGTVDRICALADMPKPRVAIAQSDVPNAFATGRSEKTALVCATTGLLRRLEPEELEGVLAHEMSHVAHRDVAVMTIASFLGVLAGIITRVALWGGLSRNSRGNDPVGIAIMLIPVVSAVVYALSFLLTRLLSRYRELSADRTAALLTGRPSALASALTKVSGQMARIPTEDLRKAEPYNAFYFVPAFSSKESLGRLLSSHPTLEQRLDQLARISADLARP encoded by the coding sequence ATGAGCCGGACCCGTTCCCGTTACGCCCCCGACCGCGGGCTGACCACGCGCATGGTGACCACCATGTTCCTGATCGGTCTGCTGTACGTGGTCCTGGTCGGCGTGCTGCTCGCAGTGCTGCGCGGCGCCTGGCCGATCGTTCTGATCTTCACCGGCGGCCTGTTCATCGCCCAGTTCTGGTTCAGCGACCGCATCGCGGCCTTCAGCATGGGCGCACGGGAGGTCACCCCGGAAGAGGCGCCGGAACTGCACGGCACCGTCGACCGGATCTGCGCCCTGGCCGACATGCCCAAGCCCCGGGTGGCGATCGCCCAGAGCGATGTCCCGAACGCCTTCGCCACCGGCCGGAGCGAGAAGACCGCCCTGGTCTGCGCCACCACCGGACTGCTCCGCAGACTGGAACCGGAGGAGCTGGAGGGCGTGCTCGCCCACGAGATGTCGCACGTCGCGCACCGTGATGTCGCCGTCATGACGATCGCCTCCTTCCTCGGCGTGCTCGCCGGCATCATCACCCGCGTCGCTCTGTGGGGAGGTCTCTCCCGCAACAGCAGGGGCAATGACCCGGTCGGCATCGCGATCATGCTGATCCCCGTGGTCAGCGCCGTCGTGTACGCCCTGAGCTTCCTGCTCACCCGGCTGCTCTCGCGCTACCGCGAGCTCTCCGCCGACCGCACCGCGGCCCTGCTCACCGGCCGCCCCTCCGCGCTCGCCTCCGCCCTCACGAAGGTGAGCGGCCAGATGGCCCGCATCCCGACCGAGGACCTGCGGAAGGCCGAGCCGTACAACGCCTTCTACTTCGTTCCCGCGTTCTCCTCCAAGGAGAGCCTCGGCCGACTGCTCTCCTCCCACCCGACCCTCGAACAGCGCCTGGACCAGCTGGCCAGGATCTCCGCCGACCTCGCCCGCCCGTAA
- a CDS encoding AMP-binding protein: MHANTEHFHSHVEGILDALDKDPGHEALVHGDRRLSAGDLRGLVYATARALRSQGVERGQTITLLSGNLPETIAARYAAGLLGCPVNHLYAGLSADVHADILRDVETRVLLVDPAHRERAVDLARRAPLDRVLFLGGAADAAGPGADTGPDLSALAARESRAAMAGAARPQDVCTIRHTGGTTGHPKAICTTFEQLASSRADRYEEGGTRALVCTTLAHAAGLMADAVLHGGGTVVLLDGFEPGAVLAAVERERITHMFLLPPLLYQLMDHPAVDRTDTSSLRLLTYGGCASSPTRLAAAVRRFGPVLYQFYGQNEAGGISVLTPEDHDPRRPELLRTAGRAMEGVEVSVRDPDGHHLAPGAHGEICVRSPHVMKGYWKQPELTAEVLRDGWLHTGDIGFVDADGYVTIVDRLKDMIVVVGGHVYTVELEDVLNSHPQVAQSAVFAVPDANLVERVHAVVVRAPGGDVGEEELRAVVRERKGAMYEPAGIDFVDALPLTDAGKPDKKLLRSRLRR; the protein is encoded by the coding sequence ATGCACGCCAACACCGAACACTTCCACAGCCACGTGGAAGGGATCCTCGACGCCCTGGACAAGGATCCGGGCCATGAGGCACTGGTGCACGGGGACCGGCGGCTGAGCGCCGGCGACCTGCGCGGCCTCGTCTACGCCACGGCCCGGGCGCTGCGCTCCCAAGGGGTGGAGCGCGGTCAGACGATCACCCTGCTCTCCGGCAACCTCCCCGAGACGATCGCGGCCCGCTACGCCGCCGGGCTGCTCGGCTGCCCGGTGAACCACCTCTACGCCGGACTTTCGGCCGACGTGCACGCCGACATCCTCCGGGACGTCGAGACCCGCGTGCTGCTCGTCGACCCGGCCCACCGCGAGCGGGCCGTCGACCTCGCCCGGCGCGCACCGCTGGACCGGGTCCTCTTCCTGGGAGGTGCCGCGGACGCGGCGGGCCCGGGCGCGGACACCGGCCCGGACCTGTCGGCGCTCGCCGCCCGGGAGTCCCGGGCTGCCATGGCGGGTGCGGCGCGCCCGCAGGACGTCTGCACCATCCGCCACACCGGCGGGACCACCGGCCACCCCAAGGCCATCTGCACGACCTTCGAGCAGCTGGCGTCGAGCCGGGCGGACCGGTACGAGGAGGGCGGGACCAGGGCCCTGGTGTGCACCACCCTCGCGCATGCGGCGGGCCTCATGGCGGACGCCGTGCTGCACGGCGGCGGCACCGTCGTCCTGCTGGACGGATTCGAGCCCGGCGCCGTGCTCGCCGCCGTCGAGCGCGAGCGCATCACCCACATGTTCCTGCTGCCGCCGCTCCTCTACCAGTTGATGGACCACCCGGCGGTCGACCGCACCGACACCTCCAGCCTGCGCCTGCTCACCTACGGCGGCTGCGCCTCCTCCCCGACCCGCCTCGCGGCGGCGGTCCGCCGCTTCGGCCCCGTCCTCTACCAGTTCTACGGCCAGAACGAAGCGGGCGGGATCAGCGTGCTGACGCCCGAGGACCACGACCCCCGTCGCCCGGAGCTGCTGCGGACCGCAGGCAGGGCCATGGAAGGCGTCGAGGTCTCCGTCCGCGACCCCGACGGACACCACCTGGCCCCCGGCGCGCACGGGGAGATCTGCGTACGGTCCCCCCACGTGATGAAGGGCTACTGGAAGCAGCCCGAGCTCACCGCGGAGGTCCTGCGGGACGGCTGGCTGCACACCGGAGACATCGGGTTCGTCGACGCGGACGGATACGTGACCATCGTGGACCGCCTCAAGGACATGATCGTCGTGGTCGGGGGCCACGTGTACACGGTGGAACTGGAAGACGTGCTGAACTCCCATCCGCAGGTCGCGCAGAGCGCGGTGTTCGCCGTCCCCGACGCCAACCTCGTGGAGCGGGTCCACGCGGTCGTCGTCCGCGCACCGGGCGGTGACGTCGGCGAGGAGGAACTGCGCGCCGTGGTGCGGGAGAGGAAGGGTGCCATGTACGAGCCCGCGGGCATCGACTTCGTCGACGCCCTGCCGCTGACCGACGCGGGCAAGCCCGACAAGAAGCTGCTGCGGAGCCGACTCCGTCGGTGA
- a CDS encoding TauD/TfdA dioxygenase family protein: MAHSPISILSRVDFNGHPLTEELLSRTFQQLMDEHGYVLLCNVPEEFDPVRFCRALGTFVPNYTGAVVGDVRPEPGMDDVYHAGNTRPLTPHSEGYDFAFTPPRYIALWCITPASGPGGETTLMDTRPLVGALTDVERKQLLETDYAWKTTEGVQRLGLDLKTRHPILEDRDGRDIVRFSCNNLIRDDDDFAAELQSRWHAAFDRDHVAVEYHERDMLVWDNWRLLHARNAFSDRSRHLRRIQIAG; the protein is encoded by the coding sequence ATGGCTCATTCGCCCATCAGTATTCTGTCCCGGGTCGACTTCAATGGTCACCCGCTGACGGAAGAACTCCTGTCGAGAACGTTCCAGCAGCTCATGGACGAACACGGTTATGTACTTCTGTGCAATGTTCCCGAGGAATTCGACCCGGTCCGGTTCTGCCGGGCGCTCGGCACCTTCGTGCCGAACTACACGGGTGCCGTCGTCGGTGACGTCCGGCCGGAGCCGGGCATGGACGACGTCTACCACGCGGGCAACACCCGCCCCCTGACGCCGCATTCCGAGGGCTACGACTTCGCGTTCACCCCGCCGCGCTACATCGCGCTGTGGTGCATCACCCCGGCGTCCGGACCCGGCGGCGAGACGACCCTGATGGACACCCGGCCGCTGGTGGGCGCACTCACCGACGTCGAGCGCAAGCAGCTGCTGGAGACCGACTACGCCTGGAAGACGACGGAGGGCGTCCAGCGGCTGGGCCTGGACCTGAAGACCCGCCACCCGATCCTCGAAGACCGCGACGGCCGCGACATCGTCCGGTTCAGCTGCAACAACCTGATCCGCGACGACGACGACTTCGCGGCCGAGCTCCAGAGCCGCTGGCACGCCGCTTTCGACCGCGACCACGTCGCCGTGGAGTACCACGAACGGGACATGCTCGTCTGGGACAACTGGCGGCTGCTGCACGCCCGCAACGCGTTCAGCGACCGCAGCCGGCACCTGCGCCGCATCCAGATCGCCGGCTGA
- a CDS encoding potassium transporter TrkA, which produces MSPPLVAVVGTGAFASALVRALARHAHPLRLHVLGRDADRARHLADLAGDHAFLAGARTTCAAGPLDPHDPDRARHLLGALRPDVLVIAGSEQSPAEARTTPSAWTELLARAGFGLTLALQSSAAVRLATACAEASPGTGIVNACFPDAVNPLLHARGLPVACGLGNVATLASALAARLALPDERTLHLLAHHAHLHAPPRPDDDARGWLDGAPLTDLRGLLAPVRSRPRHHLNEVGAAAGAAAVAALAGAGPAHTGHLPGPRGLPGGYPVTVDHRSVALRLPEGVSPDRAVEWNLRRAELDGVVVGTDGTVRTTPRALAALRGHWPDAPSTYGPRDLEPVRDHLLHLRDRLRRQPAPPPPESAAHHDHA; this is translated from the coding sequence GTGAGCCCGCCCCTCGTCGCCGTCGTCGGCACCGGCGCGTTCGCTTCGGCCCTGGTCCGCGCCCTGGCCCGCCACGCCCACCCGCTACGGCTCCACGTACTGGGCCGCGACGCCGACCGGGCCCGGCACCTCGCCGACCTGGCGGGCGACCACGCCTTCCTGGCCGGCGCCCGCACCACCTGCGCCGCCGGCCCGCTCGACCCCCACGACCCGGACCGGGCCCGCCACCTGCTCGGCGCCCTGCGCCCCGACGTCCTGGTGATCGCAGGCTCGGAGCAGTCACCGGCCGAAGCGCGGACCACGCCCTCCGCCTGGACCGAGCTGCTGGCCCGGGCCGGCTTCGGCCTCACCCTGGCCCTGCAGAGCTCCGCGGCCGTGCGCCTGGCCACCGCCTGCGCCGAGGCGAGCCCCGGCACCGGCATCGTCAACGCCTGCTTCCCCGACGCCGTCAACCCCCTCCTCCACGCCCGCGGACTGCCCGTCGCCTGCGGCCTCGGCAACGTCGCCACCCTGGCCTCCGCCCTCGCCGCCCGGCTGGCCCTCCCCGACGAGCGGACCCTGCACCTGCTCGCCCACCACGCCCACCTCCACGCCCCGCCCCGGCCGGACGACGACGCCCGCGGCTGGCTCGACGGCGCCCCCCTGACGGACCTGCGCGGCCTCCTGGCCCCGGTACGCTCCCGGCCGCGCCACCACCTCAACGAGGTCGGCGCCGCCGCGGGCGCGGCCGCCGTCGCCGCACTCGCCGGAGCGGGCCCCGCCCACACCGGACACCTCCCCGGCCCCCGAGGGCTCCCCGGCGGCTACCCGGTGACGGTCGACCACCGCTCCGTGGCACTGCGCCTGCCCGAAGGCGTATCCCCGGACCGGGCCGTGGAGTGGAACCTGCGCCGCGCCGAACTCGACGGGGTGGTCGTCGGCACCGACGGCACCGTCCGCACGACACCGCGGGCCCTGGCCGCCCTGCGCGGCCACTGGCCCGACGCGCCGAGCACCTACGGGCCCCGCGACCTGGAACCCGTACGGGACCACCTGCTGCACCTGCGCGACCGCCTGCGGCGCCAACCCGCTCCGCCCCCGCCGGAAAGCGCCGCCCACCATGATCACGCGTGA